A genomic segment from Spinacia oleracea cultivar Varoflay chromosome 3, BTI_SOV_V1, whole genome shotgun sequence encodes:
- the LOC110793555 gene encoding uncharacterized protein isoform X1, with protein MSTTTSLRLLLSHSPSTPPFKASSSSSPSWTHCSTSPSSSASSPFQRKWFVPKRSSFSFGIGANLRNPENMDKGRTGIDNVTGMFGSDEESGTKIPTQAQSIVEGSSSVMVSEFKPVRDVDYIQELLAIQQQGPRSIGFFGTRNMGFMHQELIEILSYAMVITKNHIYTSGASGTNAAVIRGALRAEVPELLTVILPQSLEKQSPESQELLAKVKNVIEKPHNDHLPLIEASRLCNMDIISQVQQVICFAFHDSKLLMETCQEAKNLRKIVTLFYLD; from the exons ATGTCAACCACCACCTCATTGCGGCTGTTGTTGTCTCACTCACCATCTACACCACCCTTTAaagcttcttcttcttcaagccCTAGTTGGACCCACTGTTCTACTTCCCCttcatcttcagcatcatctcCATTTCAGCGAAAATGGTTTGTGCCAAAGAGATCTTCTTTCAGTTTTGGG ATTGGAGCAAATCTGAGGAATCCTGAGAACATGGACAAAGGAAGGACAGGAATTGATAATGTCACTGGCATGTTTGGTTCTGACGAGGAGTCTGGCACTAAAATTCCAACACAAGCACAATCTATTGTGGAGGGGTCAAGCTCAGTAATGGTGTCCGAGTTTAAACCCGTTCGTGATGTTGATTATATACAG GAGTTGTTAGCTATTCAGCAGCAAGGGCCAAGATCAATTGGATTTTTTGGAACCAGAAATATGGGCTTCATGCATCAAGAGCTAATTGAGATACTTAGCTATGCTATGGTTATCACA AAAAACCACATATATACCTCTGGTGCCTCGGGAACTAATGCAGCTGTCATTAGAGGTGCTTTAAGAGCTGAAGTACCGGAACTGCTTACTGTAATTCTACCTCAAAGTTTGGAAAAACAGTCTCCGGAAAGCCAGGAGTTGTTGGCTAAA GTGAAGAATGTCATAGAGAAGCCTCACAATGATCACTTGCCTTTAATAGAAGCAAGCAG GTTATGCAACATGGATATAATTTCACAAGTTCAGCAAGTCATTTGTTTTGCATTCCATGACAGCAAACTACTCATGGAAACATGTCAAGAAGCAAAGAACCTTCGGAAGATTGTAACTCTCTTCTACCTAGATTGA
- the LOC110793555 gene encoding uncharacterized protein isoform X2, whose protein sequence is MDKGRTGIDNVTGMFGSDEESGTKIPTQAQSIVEGSSSVMVSEFKPVRDVDYIQELLAIQQQGPRSIGFFGTRNMGFMHQELIEILSYAMVITKNHIYTSGASGTNAAVIRGALRAEVPELLTVILPQSLEKQSPESQELLAKVKNVIEKPHNDHLPLIEASRLCNMDIISQVQQVICFAFHDSKLLMETCQEAKNLRKIVTLFYLD, encoded by the exons ATGGACAAAGGAAGGACAGGAATTGATAATGTCACTGGCATGTTTGGTTCTGACGAGGAGTCTGGCACTAAAATTCCAACACAAGCACAATCTATTGTGGAGGGGTCAAGCTCAGTAATGGTGTCCGAGTTTAAACCCGTTCGTGATGTTGATTATATACAG GAGTTGTTAGCTATTCAGCAGCAAGGGCCAAGATCAATTGGATTTTTTGGAACCAGAAATATGGGCTTCATGCATCAAGAGCTAATTGAGATACTTAGCTATGCTATGGTTATCACA AAAAACCACATATATACCTCTGGTGCCTCGGGAACTAATGCAGCTGTCATTAGAGGTGCTTTAAGAGCTGAAGTACCGGAACTGCTTACTGTAATTCTACCTCAAAGTTTGGAAAAACAGTCTCCGGAAAGCCAGGAGTTGTTGGCTAAA GTGAAGAATGTCATAGAGAAGCCTCACAATGATCACTTGCCTTTAATAGAAGCAAGCAG GTTATGCAACATGGATATAATTTCACAAGTTCAGCAAGTCATTTGTTTTGCATTCCATGACAGCAAACTACTCATGGAAACATGTCAAGAAGCAAAGAACCTTCGGAAGATTGTAACTCTCTTCTACCTAGATTGA